The sequence TCTCGCCGCCCAGCCCTCCCCACCACTGGTCGAGTACGGCCAGTACCCGTGCGTGGTCCTCGACGCGGGGGTGACGCAGGGCCAGCCCGCCGGGAAAGTCGTCGGTCATCCCTCCAGTCTCCCAGCAACCCCCGCCGAGCGGCGCGCCGGAACCCGTGGGCGTGGACGATCGGCACCCGGCACCGCGCCCGTACCCCGCGTCCGCACCCCCTCATCCGCGGCTCCGCGCGCGTGCGGCAGACTCGGGCGCCATGACGGTGCATGCGGGGGAGGCGGCGGCCGCGCGGTGGTACGAGGTGCGGGACGTCGGCGGCGGGGTGGCCCGGATCAGCGAGCCGCACGTGCACCAGATCCTGCGGGCGAACGTGTGGTGGCTGCGCGGCACGGAACGGGACCTGGTGGTGGACGCGGGGCTCGGCGTGGTCGGGCTGCGCGCGGGGGTGCCGGCGATGTTCGCCCGCGATCCGATGGCCGTACTGACGCACGCGCACCTGGACCACGTGGGCGCGGCGCACGAGTTCCGGGAGCGGGCGGCACACGCGGCGGACGCCGGCCTGCTGGCGGCGGGGGTGCCCGCGAGCCTGTACGGACCCGAGCTGGCAAGGAAGTTGGGCACGGACGACGTGGGGGACCCGTTCCCCGACGTGATGATCGACGCGCTGCCCTACGAGGGATACGACCTGGGGGCGTACACCGTTCCGGGTGTGACGCTGACCCGGAGCCTCGCC comes from Streptomyces sp. NBC_00448 and encodes:
- a CDS encoding MBL fold metallo-hydrolase, with translation MTVHAGEAAAARWYEVRDVGGGVARISEPHVHQILRANVWWLRGTERDLVVDAGLGVVGLRAGVPAMFARDPMAVLTHAHLDHVGAAHEFRERAAHAADAGLLAAGVPASLYGPELARKLGTDDVGDPFPDVMIDALPYEGYDLGAYTVPGVTLTRSLADGERIDCGGRTLTVLHLPGHTPGSVALLEEHTGTLYSGDVVYDGYLVDDLPESDPAAYRRSLEVLAGLDVAVVHPGHGRSFDRARLRHIVTRYLAGR